Proteins found in one Rhizobium sp. NZLR1 genomic segment:
- a CDS encoding precorrin-8X methylmutase, with product MLDYDYIRSGDAIYERSFAIIRAEADLSRFTEDQAEIAVRMIHACGLVEAAEHFLFSADLVSAARDALKGGAPIFCDAEMVSQGVTRARLPALNEVICTLRDPATPELARETGNTRSAAAMHLWLDRLGGSVVAIGNAPTALFHLLELLRDGAPKPAAILGMPVGFVGAAESKDALAENSYGVPFAIVRGRLGGSAMTAAAINALARPGL from the coding sequence ATGCTAGACTACGATTATATCCGCAGCGGCGACGCGATCTACGAGCGTTCCTTTGCGATCATCCGCGCCGAAGCCGATCTTTCGCGCTTCACCGAAGATCAGGCCGAAATTGCCGTGCGCATGATCCATGCCTGCGGGCTGGTCGAGGCGGCCGAACATTTCCTGTTCTCCGCCGATCTCGTCAGTGCCGCGCGCGACGCGCTGAAGGGCGGGGCGCCAATCTTCTGCGACGCGGAAATGGTATCCCAGGGCGTGACCCGGGCGCGGTTGCCGGCGCTGAACGAGGTGATCTGCACGCTGCGCGATCCCGCCACCCCGGAACTTGCGCGCGAGACCGGCAATACGCGATCGGCCGCCGCCATGCATCTCTGGCTCGATCGGCTCGGCGGAAGCGTCGTGGCGATCGGCAATGCCCCGACCGCGCTGTTTCATCTGCTCGAACTCCTGCGCGACGGCGCTCCGAAACCCGCAGCAATTCTCGGCATGCCTGTCGGCTTTGTCGGCGCGGCGGAATCGAAGGATGCGCTGGCGGAGAATTCCTACGGCGTACCCTTTGCCATCGTGCGCGGCCGGCTCGGTGGCAGCGCCATGACGGCAGCCGCCATCAATGCATTGGCGAGGCCGGGCCTATGA
- a CDS encoding TIM barrel protein produces the protein MTSIRFALNHMAAPSLAIDEFFALAKSLGIDSVEIRNDLSGNAILDGTRPEAIRQAAARHGLTIISINALQRFNEWNATRAGEAQELIDYASACGAKALVLVPKNDGTGRAHGERQANLRQSLTALKPMLDKAGIIGLVEPLGFEICSLRSKSEAAEAIKELGAQSTFKLVHDTFHHHLAGEAATFPELSGLVHISGVSDPAVSVADMRDSHRVLVDGDDRLDNAGQIKALLQAGYEGPFSFEPFAAEVHAVKDPAGALRASMDYLTARVWDRSKAS, from the coding sequence ATGACTTCGATCCGCTTTGCGCTCAACCATATGGCCGCGCCGTCGCTTGCGATCGACGAATTTTTCGCGCTGGCCAAATCGCTCGGCATCGACTCGGTCGAAATCCGCAACGACCTTTCCGGCAATGCCATTCTCGACGGCACCAGGCCCGAAGCGATCAGGCAAGCGGCCGCCCGCCATGGGCTGACGATCATCTCGATCAACGCCCTGCAGCGTTTCAACGAGTGGAATGCAACCCGCGCTGGGGAAGCGCAGGAACTGATCGATTATGCCAGCGCCTGCGGCGCCAAGGCGCTCGTGCTGGTTCCGAAGAACGACGGCACCGGCCGTGCACACGGTGAACGGCAGGCCAATCTGCGCCAGTCTCTGACGGCGCTGAAGCCGATGCTTGATAAGGCCGGCATTATCGGTCTCGTTGAGCCGCTCGGCTTTGAGATCTGCTCGCTGCGCTCGAAGAGCGAGGCGGCAGAGGCGATCAAGGAGCTCGGCGCGCAATCGACCTTCAAGCTCGTCCACGACACCTTCCACCATCACCTTGCCGGCGAAGCAGCGACCTTCCCGGAGCTTTCCGGCCTCGTGCACATCTCCGGCGTTAGTGACCCTGCCGTTTCCGTTGCCGATATGCGCGATTCCCATCGCGTGCTCGTCGACGGCGACGACCGGCTCGACAATGCCGGGCAGATCAAGGCGCTGCTGCAGGCGGGTTATGAGGGTCCGTTCTCCTTCGAGCCCTTCGCAGCCGAAGTGCATGCGGTCAAGGACCCGGCCGGCGCGCTTCGCGCCAGCATGGATTATCTGACCGCGCGGGTTTGGGACCGGAGCAAAGCGTCCTGA
- a CDS encoding precorrin-2 C(20)-methyltransferase, whose protein sequence is MTTSGRLIGVGTGPGDPELLTLKAVRAIESADVIAYFAKQGRGGNGKAIVEPLLKSGVTLLPLYYPVTTEIDKNDERYQSLITEFYDRSAEAVAGHLDAGLTVAVLSEGDPLFYGSYMHLHIRLSQRYPTEVIPGISAMSGCWSLAGMPIVQGDDVLSVLPGTMAETELTRRLADTQAAVIMKVGRNLPKIRRALAAAGRLAEAVYVERGTMANAAMEKLADRTDGDAPYFSLVLVPGWEKSR, encoded by the coding sequence ATGACCACAAGCGGCCGTCTTATCGGCGTCGGCACGGGTCCCGGCGACCCCGAGCTTCTGACCCTCAAGGCCGTACGCGCCATCGAAAGCGCTGACGTGATTGCCTATTTCGCCAAGCAGGGCAGGGGGGGCAACGGCAAGGCGATCGTCGAACCACTGCTGAAATCCGGCGTGACGCTGCTACCGCTTTACTATCCCGTCACCACCGAGATCGACAAGAACGACGAACGCTACCAGAGCCTGATCACCGAATTCTACGACCGGTCCGCCGAAGCCGTCGCCGGCCATCTCGATGCCGGGCTGACCGTCGCCGTGCTCAGCGAGGGCGATCCGCTGTTTTACGGCTCCTATATGCATCTGCATATCCGGCTTTCCCAGCGCTACCCGACCGAGGTCATCCCCGGCATCAGCGCCATGTCGGGTTGCTGGTCCCTGGCGGGCATGCCCATCGTCCAAGGTGACGATGTGCTTTCCGTACTGCCCGGTACGATGGCGGAGACCGAGCTGACGCGCCGTCTCGCCGATACGCAAGCCGCCGTCATCATGAAGGTCGGCCGCAATCTGCCGAAGATCCGCCGGGCCTTGGCGGCGGCCGGCCGGCTTGCCGAAGCCGTCTATGTCGAGCGCGGCACCATGGCGAATGCGGCGATGGAAAAGCTTGCCGACCGGACCGACGGCGACGCGCCGTATTTTTCGCTGGTGCTGGTGCCGGGCTGGGAGAAGAGCCGATGA
- a CDS encoding cobalt-precorrin-6A reductase has translation MGRPRILILGGTSEARLLAGSLAARGNCDVLLSLAGRTEKPAAQPVPVRIGGFGGAAALADFLKAGGYDLLIDATHPFAERISANAAFAAETSGITTIALRRPEWQRQPGDRWREVQSIPAAIEALGPSPRHVFLATGRQGAHHAEAAAQHFYLIRSVDPVERPLALANVDYLLDRGPFTLEGESALLKQHHIDAIIAKNSGGAATYAKIEAARLLGIEVMMVARASASTVKTVDTVEAALATIDHLVPPAIKRGV, from the coding sequence ATGGGAAGACCTCGCATTCTGATCCTCGGCGGCACCAGCGAGGCGCGTCTGCTCGCCGGAAGCCTGGCGGCACGGGGAAATTGCGATGTTCTTCTGTCGCTGGCCGGCCGCACCGAAAAACCGGCCGCGCAGCCGGTTCCGGTTCGCATCGGCGGTTTCGGCGGTGCTGCGGCGCTCGCCGATTTTCTGAAGGCCGGCGGATATGATCTGCTGATCGACGCCACGCATCCTTTCGCCGAGCGCATTTCCGCCAATGCCGCCTTTGCCGCCGAGACCAGCGGCATAACCACAATCGCTCTGCGCCGTCCCGAATGGCAACGCCAGCCGGGCGATCGCTGGCGCGAGGTGCAGAGCATCCCGGCTGCCATCGAAGCGCTCGGCCCCTCCCCCCGCCATGTCTTTCTGGCGACCGGCCGGCAGGGTGCGCATCACGCGGAGGCGGCGGCGCAGCATTTCTATCTCATCCGCAGCGTTGATCCTGTCGAACGGCCGCTTGCGCTCGCGAATGTCGACTATCTCCTCGATCGCGGCCCGTTCACGCTGGAAGGCGAAAGCGCTTTGCTGAAGCAGCACCACATCGACGCCATCATTGCCAAGAACAGCGGCGGGGCCGCGACCTATGCGAAGATTGAGGCAGCCCGCCTGCTCGGCATCGAGGTAATGATGGTGGCACGCGCCTCGGCGTCCACAGTCAAGACGGTCGACACTGTCGAGGCGGCGCTGGCGACGATCGATCACCTCGTTCCCCCCGCCATAAAACGCGGCGTATAG
- the cbiE gene encoding precorrin-6y C5,15-methyltransferase (decarboxylating) subunit CbiE: MSDVSPRCGPRWLTIIGIGEDGLAGLGEEARSLIATAPAVFGGARHLALAASLISGEKFSWQSPFERSIDAVLQRRGTPVVVLASGDPFLYGVGATLSRHVATEEMRTIPAPSAFSLAASRLGWPLQDVVTISLHGRPINLIRSHLHPGRRIIALTSDEDGPGDLAALLAAVGFGQSQLTVLEALGGDRERQRSTMAADFDLTDVDPLNVCALEIAAGEGARILPCAAGIEDALFEHDGQITKREIRAVTLSALAPRHGELLWDIGAGSGSIGIEWMLADPSLKAIAIEQSPERAARIARNASTFGVPHLAVVEGTAPDVLTGLPEPDVIFLGGGGSEPGVVDAAIAVLKPGGRLVANAVTLEMEAVLLTEYANRGGSLTRIEISRAEAIGSMSGWRPAMPVTQWRWTKG; the protein is encoded by the coding sequence ATGTCTGATGTCTCTCCTCGTTGCGGCCCGCGTTGGCTGACTATTATCGGCATCGGCGAAGATGGTCTAGCAGGGCTCGGTGAAGAGGCGAGAAGCCTGATCGCGACCGCCCCTGCCGTCTTCGGTGGCGCGCGCCACCTTGCGCTTGCTGCATCGCTGATATCGGGCGAAAAGTTTTCCTGGCAGAGCCCGTTCGAGCGCTCAATCGATGCCGTCCTTCAAAGGCGTGGAACGCCGGTCGTCGTGCTTGCCTCCGGCGACCCGTTTCTCTACGGCGTCGGCGCAACGCTCTCCCGCCATGTCGCGACGGAAGAGATGCGCACCATCCCGGCGCCGTCGGCCTTCAGCCTAGCCGCGTCGCGTCTCGGCTGGCCGCTGCAGGACGTCGTGACGATTTCGCTGCATGGTAGGCCGATCAACCTGATCCGGTCGCATCTGCACCCCGGGCGGCGCATCATCGCGCTGACCTCGGACGAGGACGGGCCGGGCGATCTGGCTGCCCTGCTTGCCGCCGTGGGTTTCGGTCAGTCGCAGCTTACCGTACTCGAGGCGCTTGGCGGTGATCGGGAACGGCAGAGAAGCACCATGGCAGCCGATTTCGATCTCACCGACGTCGACCCGCTGAACGTCTGCGCACTCGAAATCGCGGCAGGAGAGGGGGCGCGCATTCTGCCTTGTGCCGCAGGAATCGAGGACGCGCTGTTCGAGCATGACGGGCAGATCACCAAACGCGAAATCCGGGCGGTGACGCTGTCGGCGCTGGCGCCGCGTCACGGCGAACTGCTCTGGGATATCGGCGCCGGCTCGGGATCGATCGGCATCGAGTGGATGCTGGCCGATCCGTCGCTGAAGGCAATCGCCATCGAACAATCGCCGGAGCGGGCCGCACGGATTGCCCGCAACGCCTCCACCTTCGGCGTACCGCATCTCGCCGTCGTCGAAGGCACGGCGCCCGATGTACTGACGGGCCTGCCGGAACCGGATGTAATCTTCCTCGGCGGCGGCGGCAGCGAGCCGGGTGTTGTCGATGCCGCGATTGCCGTGCTGAAGCCGGGAGGCCGGCTCGTTGCCAATGCGGTGACGCTGGAGATGGAAGCCGTGCTGCTTACCGAATATGCCAACCGCGGCGGCTCGCTCACACGGATCGAAATATCGCGCGCCGAGGCCATCGGCAGCATGAGCGGCTGGCGGCCGGCGATGCCGGTGACGCAGTGGCGCTGGACGAAAGGATAA
- a CDS encoding precorrin-3B C(17)-methyltransferase — MSGRLFVIGTGPGNPEQMTPEALAAVEAATDFFGYGPYLDRLQLRDDQLRHASDNREELGRAGAALSMAADGAMVCVVSGGDPGVFAMAAAVCEAIENGPGAWRAVDLTILPGITAMLAVAARAGAPLGHDFCAISLSDNLKPWNIIENRLELAAKAGFVIALYNPISRARPWQLGEAFKLLRDYLPATTPVIFGRAAGRPDEHIAVQQLSQADASMADMATCIIIGSAETRIVTRPGRLDLVYTPRFMAGGTR, encoded by the coding sequence ATGAGCGGCAGGCTTTTCGTGATCGGCACCGGCCCCGGTAATCCCGAGCAGATGACGCCGGAAGCGCTGGCCGCTGTCGAAGCGGCGACGGATTTCTTCGGTTACGGACCCTATCTCGACAGGCTGCAGCTCCGCGACGATCAGCTGCGGCATGCCTCGGACAATCGCGAGGAGCTGGGCAGGGCAGGGGCCGCACTTTCGATGGCGGCAGACGGCGCCATGGTTTGCGTCGTCTCCGGCGGCGACCCCGGCGTCTTTGCCATGGCTGCTGCCGTCTGCGAGGCGATCGAGAACGGCCCGGGAGCATGGCGGGCGGTCGATCTCACCATCCTACCCGGCATCACGGCGATGCTGGCCGTGGCGGCAAGAGCCGGGGCGCCGCTTGGCCACGACTTCTGCGCCATATCGCTGTCTGACAATCTAAAGCCTTGGAATATAATAGAAAACCGCCTTGAATTGGCAGCCAAGGCCGGTTTCGTCATCGCCCTCTATAATCCGATCAGCCGGGCGCGGCCTTGGCAGCTCGGCGAAGCCTTCAAGCTGCTGCGCGACTATCTGCCCGCAACGACGCCGGTTATTTTCGGGCGCGCGGCCGGGCGGCCGGACGAGCACATTGCCGTACAGCAGCTGTCGCAGGCCGATGCGTCGATGGCCGATATGGCGACCTGCATCATCATCGGCTCTGCCGAGACGCGGATCGTCACGCGGCCCGGCAGGCTGGACCTTGTCTATACGCCGCGTTTTATGGCGGGGGGAACGAGGTGA
- the cobM gene encoding precorrin-4 C(11)-methyltransferase, with the protein MTVHFIGAGPGAADLITVRGRDLIARCPVCLYAGSIVSPELLQYCPPDARIVDTAPMSLDEIEAEYLRAAAAGQDVARLHSGDLSVWSAVAEQVRRLQKHGIAYTMTPGVPAFAAAASALGRELTIPSVAQSLVLTRVSGRASPMPNDETLAKFGATGATLAIHLAIHALKQVVEELTPLYGVDCPVAIVVKASWPDERILRGRLSDIEAKVAAEPIERTAIIFVGPSLAAEDFRESSLYDPAYQRRFRGRE; encoded by the coding sequence ATGACGGTGCATTTCATCGGCGCGGGGCCGGGTGCTGCGGATCTGATCACGGTGCGTGGCCGCGACCTCATCGCTCGATGCCCGGTCTGTCTCTATGCCGGTTCGATCGTCTCGCCGGAACTGCTGCAATATTGCCCGCCGGATGCGCGTATCGTCGATACCGCGCCGATGTCACTCGACGAGATCGAGGCGGAATATCTGCGCGCCGCTGCGGCCGGACAGGACGTCGCCCGGCTGCATTCCGGCGATCTCTCGGTCTGGAGTGCGGTGGCCGAGCAGGTACGCCGGCTGCAAAAACACGGCATCGCCTATACGATGACGCCTGGTGTTCCGGCCTTTGCGGCGGCCGCCTCGGCGCTCGGGCGCGAGCTGACAATCCCATCAGTGGCTCAAAGCCTGGTGCTCACCCGCGTTTCCGGTCGCGCCTCGCCGATGCCGAACGACGAAACACTGGCGAAATTCGGCGCAACCGGAGCGACGCTGGCGATCCATCTGGCAATCCATGCGCTGAAGCAGGTGGTGGAGGAATTGACGCCGCTTTACGGTGTCGACTGCCCGGTGGCGATCGTCGTCAAGGCCTCTTGGCCGGACGAGCGCATCCTGCGCGGCAGGCTTTCCGATATCGAGGCAAAGGTTGCGGCCGAACCGATCGAGCGCACGGCGATCATCTTCGTCGGCCCTTCGCTCGCCGCGGAGGATTTTCGCGAGAGTTCGCTCTATGATCCGGCCTATCAGCGCCGGTTCAGAGGCCGGGAATAG